The genomic interval tagggATATCACATCACCAATACTCTCTAATTAGATAAAAACTAGCCAATAATTACTCTTAATTTCTAAACTAGACTTTAACATAATCAAGCTTGATTTGCAATAGAAACAACCACCGCGCGATTCAGCTCAAAAAACAAACCACACGCAGATGGTTCGTGGAAAAACAGTCACCGGCACGCATGCTTGAAATATTATGCTTCTGCAGACTGCATCTATTTACTGTACAGTACGTATCCgtcatagtatatatattgtatcatATCTGTCGTCGTCTTCACTCAAATCTGGATTCTGGATTAGTTTTCAACTCCATCACCAGCACTGGTCCGTTTCCCAGTTTCTGCGCGTGTAGCCGGAGAACCCCGAGGTCGCCGTCAACGGCCGGAACCGACGAAAAACCTTGCGATCGTAATCGGCGCGTTTCTCGGGGTCCGACAGGGTGGAGTAGGCAGCATGGATCCTCATGAACTCGCCAGCAGACGAATCCTTCCGATCGGGGGCGGCCACGACGTCGGGATGGCAAGTCCTTGCCAATCTCCGGTACGCCGTCTTGATCTCTTGAAAAGAGGCGCCCGTGTGGATGCCGAGGATCTCGTACAGCGAGGTGCACGTCGCCGTCGCGGCAGCCATATACGACGTCGTCCTGCGGCTCTCGGTAGAAGTGGCCGCGAAGGCGGACGGAGGAGTCAGTCTGACACGTGGCGAGGCTTGAGATGGAAGCTTTACCGAGAAATATGGAGCGAAGAGAATAGTAGGGGAAGGGACGGAGAGCATGGTACTGTGAGCTTTGGTGCTGTTTGCGGTgttgtgagagagaaagagagagagaggcgcgTTGGGTCTGAGGCTTTATAAACAGAGAAGAGTGCCCGGAAATgaggaaaggaaaaatatattaatagattGGGCCCGGGGTTTAGTTAACCAATGTATATGGTTAAGTTGTGGGGTTCGATTGATCGACTTATTCTGTCACATCTCTGTATTAAAAACTAGAATAATTAATTAGcgttatatgtatttataattttatttataaaatttattttgttactttcttttaaaatttaaattttgaatttcataatttttaatatattaataactgatacgtagagaagtaaattttttataagtttttctttagtatatttagtatttgttttttaaaaaaaataaaatctattattaaaatattaatttctcatatgaattctatatttttccATTCAATCACCACCTGAATTTGCTCACTAGGTGTGCCTTCTAGTATaaatcatattttctttttttttagaaaaaatattttttaaatatttttaaatatttctttttaaaaaatatattaatagtcatttccttaattattaaataaaaaaaaattaaacatatgaGCGATGAAATCGAGAGAGAAAACTTATGTagcatagtatcattttttagtATATAATTGGTTCCAAATTTAttcgattaatttttttttttttttttttttgaagactcgattaaattttttgaatcgAGTAGTTAATGTAAGCGACTTGTGGTGATTGAATGAGGAAAATTGTCTAATGGCTCACGCCAAAAGTATACCATATGTGGAATGATAATctcaaataatgtaaaaaaaacttGCGTCCAAACTCATTAATTTATGATTTCGTATTGAGTgatactcctttttttttttttttttttttttttagataataaGATAACATGTTACAAGTCTAAATTctagattaattaattaattcactacaaaaaaaaataaatatttgtgacggattatttgtgacgataataactatttacgataaaaatagattattttttacaagaaatagtcattttctcagaaaatagttagtcacaaataaacaattgTTTTATAGTAATTGTATAATTCTCGTGCAAgccttttgaaaaaataaaatagaactcgttataaaatagtaaatttttttaagatagatcctaattttttcaaaagacttCCAAAAGCATGCACCTAGCTAGTGTGCTTGCATAAGATATTTTCCTCATCAAAAGATCACCattagattaatattatttgacGTTACAGatttatatttacattttaatAGTATGTTTGATGTTTTCATAAACAATCCTCTTTTACCAAGTGAAGTataattactataaaaaaaataaatatttatgatatttcaattaaaaataatcatttcgttaaaaataactgatcacaaataaataattttcttaccGCGAATATAAGAATCATTTTGATCACATGGGAAGCAGTTTTGATACTCATAGCATTAGTGCAAAGATAAGATACTGTCGTTGAATAACACTAAGATCTTATCGATCTTATGCCTTGCACCCACAACGCACAAAGAATATAAGATCATATAGCGTACGTGGAAGGAACAAAGCTTTCAAGGATTTTATTACACGTAGTTAGCAGACAACCTTTTTTCCCCAGAAAAAACTTACTTTTGTAACAAAAGACATGTCCTTTCAGCTTGTCACGTTCATATGGGAAGACCTCCACTACATTGCTAACTTTTGGAGTAAGATAATGGGTTGGTCAAGTTCCAAATATCACATCTATTTTACTTTCATTGTTATCTTcatcaatttataaactgatcTCACCACGTTGGATTTCAATTTTGAAGATAACTACATGTACAAATAATTATGAGGTCTATAATTTTTAGAGAAGCGCGTGCTACAgccataattttttattttatttttataaaaataaactcacaagtTGTCGATATGGCTTCATATGatctgttagatttactttataataaaaataattttataatctgatgtacCACTTCAGGCCCtttttggatgttgaactgagttcatatgagttgagttctttgtaaataatagtgagttgagatggtaaagTAAGTTTTGTGGGACCCAtctaagatgagttgagatgtatttagatg from Juglans microcarpa x Juglans regia isolate MS1-56 chromosome 4S, Jm3101_v1.0, whole genome shotgun sequence carries:
- the LOC121262481 gene encoding chaperone protein dnaJ 11, chloroplastic-like — protein: MLSVPSPTILFAPYFSVKLPSQASPRVRLTPPSAFAATSTESRRTTSYMAAATATCTSLYEILGIHTGASFQEIKTAYRRLARTCHPDVVAAPDRKDSSAGEFMRIHAAYSTLSDPEKRADYDRKVFRRFRPLTATSGFSGYTRRNWETDQCW